GCGTGCCATCCTGAAGGTGGAATTCCCGGGCTCCGGCTCGAAAAATGCAGTTATTCAGGAAGTACAGCGCCAGCCGTTATCCCGTACCCTGCTTCATGTAGATTTGCAGCAGATTGATATGAAGGCAGAGCTGGACACCAAGGTGGCCTTCAACTTCACAGGCGACCCTGCCGGCGTCAAGAGCGGAGGCGTGCAGCAGATTGAGCTGTATGAGCTGGACATCCGCACCCTGCCGGACAAGCTGGAAGCTACATTTGATGTAGATATCAGCGGCCTGGAGATCGGTGATCAATTGCTGGTATCCGATCTGCCGAAGCATGAAGGCTGGGAGATTCTTACCCCTGAAGATACACTGATCGTACGGATCTCGCCTCCGCTCGTGATGGAAGAGCCGGCTGATGAAGCTGCCGCTCCAGCAGAGGAAGCAGCCGAAGCAGAGAAGTCTGAAGAATAAGACAATTCTGGCTGCAGCCATCGAATCGCTATAAGCAGAGCACTCCGCAGATAGCCTGAGATAACGGATGCGCTGAGAGTCATAGTCTATTGATCAACCAGGAGCAGACATATCCTTAGCAGGGAATGGTCTGCTCCTTTTTGCAAAAATGGAGTCTGGTACATCCTGGAAGTACATATGAGAGAGTAGGAGAGTGCATTCATGAA
The window above is part of the Paenibacillus sp. FSL H8-0048 genome. Proteins encoded here:
- a CDS encoding 50S ribosomal protein L25; this encodes MNTTVRLTERSGSNASQRSKGFVPVVVYGAGSDTQSFSADAKTLNDILGKNPRAILKVEFPGSGSKNAVIQEVQRQPLSRTLLHVDLQQIDMKAELDTKVAFNFTGDPAGVKSGGVQQIELYELDIRTLPDKLEATFDVDISGLEIGDQLLVSDLPKHEGWEILTPEDTLIVRISPPLVMEEPADEAAAPAEEAAEAEKSEE